In Streptomyces sp. NBC_01294, the sequence TCTCCTGCCGCGTTCGTGGCCTCGACGTCGTCGGAGAGATCGGCCCCCAACGAGCACGACGCACCGACAGATTCACACACCTGGCGCTGGCTGCTGCCCGACGAGCCGTGGTGGACGCCGGGCTGGATCCAGGGGCGTGGGCATCAACGCGTATCGGCGTCGTTCTCGGCGTCGGAAGCAACAGCCTGGAGACATACCCGGCGGAGTTCAGTCACCTGACAGAGGGACGACCCCAAGCTGTCTCGCCCACTGCCGTACACCGCAGCATCCCGAGCAATCCCACAGGAGAGATCACGCGGGAGCTCGGCACACTGGGGCCCGCTTTCACGGTGTCGAGTGCCTGCGGCTCTGGCGCGACCGCACTGGGCATCGCACGCGATCTCGTGCGGGCCGGCTCGTGCGACATCGTTCTGGCCGGCGGCAGCGAATCAGCCCGCTCCCGCATGACCGCGACCTGCTTCGCGCAAATGCGCGCGCTGTCGCGCCGTTCCGCCCACCCCGCCTTGGCCAGCCGCCCCTTCGATACCGACCGCGATGGATTCGTCCTGGGCGAAGGTGCCGCATTGCTCGTTCTGGAACGCGCCAGTCACGCACGGCGCCGCGGCGTCACCCCCCGCGCCATCCTCCGCGGCTTCGCTTCCACCTCCGACGCACACAGCGCCACCGCACCGCACCCCGAAGGCGCCGGCGCAGAACGCGCCATCCGCGCCGCACTGTCCGACGCCGGATGCACCCCCAGGGACGTCGGACACATCAACGCCCACGGCACCTCGACACGCCTGGGCGACGCGATCGAGGCACAGCTCCTGCACCGGCTGTACAACGGTGCCACCCCTCCGGTTACCGCAATCAAGGGTGTGATCGGCCACGCTCTCGGCGCTGCGGCGGCCATCGAAGCGGCCATCACCATCCTCAGCCTGCAGAGACAGCGCGTCCCTCCGACCGCGAACCTCATCGCCCAGGACCCAGCCTGCGAAATCGACGTCGTCACTGGCGGGCCACGCACCTGCTCCATGGACGTAGCGATCTCCACCTCCTTCGGCTTCGACGGCCACAACTCAGTCCTACTCTTCTCCGCACCCTGACGCGTCAACACTTCCCGTGCCACCAGCAGCAGCAGCCGCCAGGACACGGCAGCGCTGAACGTCACCATCACGGCGCCGCACCAGCGCCACCAGCCTGGGAAACGCACCTGCCATGAGCACTGCTGGCACGGCACAGGCAGCACCCCTTGACGGGAGTATCAAGGTCAAATACTGGCCAGGGATCTCAGTTACTGATTTCGTCGAATGAGTCGTCCGTGCTGGTGGTGAACCCGTGGCGAGGACGAACTGCGTGGGGACCCCCTGTCTGGTCCGCCGGCCTGCGGGCCGACTCTCCTCGTGGGGCAGTCCAGGCAGGCTCTGCGATCCCACGGTCTTCACCCCACCGA encodes:
- a CDS encoding beta-ketoacyl-[acyl-carrier-protein] synthase family protein, whose translation is MFTDGIAVTGIGLVTPAGLEAETCWSTLCAGRSVAEADPALAGLPVDFSCRVRGLDVVGEIGPQRARRTDRFTHLALAAARRAVVDAGLDPGAWASTRIGVVLGVGSNSLETYPAEFSHLTEGRPQAVSPTAVHRSIPSNPTGEITRELGTLGPAFTVSSACGSGATALGIARDLVRAGSCDIVLAGGSESARSRMTATCFAQMRALSRRSAHPALASRPFDTDRDGFVLGEGAALLVLERASHARRRGVTPRAILRGFASTSDAHSATAPHPEGAGAERAIRAALSDAGCTPRDVGHINAHGTSTRLGDAIEAQLLHRLYNGATPPVTAIKGVIGHALGAAAAIEAAITILSLQRQRVPPTANLIAQDPACEIDVVTGGPRTCSMDVAISTSFGFDGHNSVLLFSAP